In the genome of Dyadobacter fermentans DSM 18053, the window CCCCGCCGCCCACATTGATCACCAATGCATGGCGGTCGAGCTCGTCTCTGGTCATGGCCTCCCAGATTTTCTCACACGTCGCGAGCGTCTTGTGCGCTTCGCCGCTGGGAACGGTCACTACACTATGTTTCGGCAAAACCGCTTTCAAAATCGGATAACAATGCCTTTTGGTGTTGTTATCGGCTATTACTACAATTTTTGAATACTGTTTTGAACTCAAAAAATCCGGTAAGCTCTCGCTTATCGGCGCAATTACTACTGACTGGTTCATTCTAAACTATCATTGAGACGGGCTCATCACAGATACGATGAGTGCAACCAAATGGATGCGTTGATATCCAGGATTTTAAAATAAAATTTTGGAAAACCATTTTAAAGATAGCAATTATTATGCTTATCAAATAATCATTTAGTTTTTGTATCCCGAGAAATTTTTCCACAGGTCACATTCCCGGTTCAAACGCCTGTGCCACGGCTCGTTTGCTTTTTATTTCGTAAAATTGCCGGATTATCCACTTATCCTCTTACAATCCCCAACAAATGAGTGCTCCGCTGATCTCTGGAATTCAACAGGTAGGAATTGGTTGCCAAAACGTGCCCGATACCTGGAAATGGTACCGGCAGGTGCTGGGTTTCGATGTGCCCGTATTCGATGAAAAAGCGGAAGCCCCGCTCATGACGCCCTACACCGGCGGCAAGGTACACGCGCGCCACGCGGTGCTGGCGATTAATATGGCCGGCGGCGGCGGACTGGAAATCTGGTCGTTTACCAGCCGCGTCTCCCAGCCCGCCAATTTCAAAGTCGAGATCGGCGACCTGGGCATTAACGCCATCCGTTTTAAGGCGCCGGATGTGAAAAAGGCGCACGAATGGGTGAAAAATAACTCCAAAACCGCCGTAGGCCCGCTCGCCAAGCTGCCCGAAGGCGAGGGTTTCTGGGGTACCGATCCATGGGGCAACACTTTCCAGATCACCAGCGACGCGACGTGGTTCCAGGCCAGCGGTAAAAATGTCGGCGGTGTGGCAGGTGTGGTGATCGGTGTTTCGGATATTGATAAGGCGGTGACGTTCTACCGCAGCCTGCTGCAACCTTTGAATGTGGTGTACGACAAAACAGGCGTTTTCGAGGATCTGCCAACATCCATTTCAGGCCAGCGCTTCCGCCGTGTGCTCCTCCGCAAGAAATTCTCGCCCGACGGTGCATTCAGCCGTCTCCTCGGCGACGTGCAGATCGAACTCGTGCAAGCCCTCGACCGCACCCCGAAGAAAATCTTCGAAAACCGCTTCTGGGGCGACTGCGGCTACATCCATCTCTGCTTCGACACGCTGGATATGGACACACTGAAAGCTAAACTGCAATCCCAGGGCTACCCATTCACCATCGACAGCGAAAGCTCATTCGGAATGGAAAACGCCGCCGGCCGCTTCGCCTACCTCGAAGACCCGGACGGCACGCTCATCGAGCTCGTAGAAACGCATAAGGTGCCTATTTTGAAGAAACTGGGCTGGTTTATGGATTTGCAGAAAAGAGGACTGAGAAAGCCGCTACCGAACTGGATGTTGAAGGCGATGGGGCTGAATAAGGTAAAAGGCAAATAATACAAATTTTGCACTTGTAAAATACAATTTTCACGAATTAACCATGCAAATTTGCTAGTCATGTGCAAATTTGCATGGTTAATTCATTTTCGGGCGACTAAAATCTAATACTTACTCCCCACCCACGCCAGCAACGGCAAGCCTACAAACAGCCCTAGCCCCACTTCCCAACCCGTAACTGCCACCACGACAATCGAAAGCAAGGTCACGATTACCGGGTACAGATAGAGCAGCATCCCGAACAGCACTGAGTCGTAGAATACCGATCGGGCGGTGAGTTTGGCTGCTTTTTTGCGGAAGAATGAGTATAAGGGCAAATGCACCATTCGGCCAAGCCAGCCGATTGCGCCCAGCAACGGGTTGCTTTGAGTCTTCGGTGCGGCGCATTGGTCGAAAAATGCATTGAGCTGTCGCTGCTGTTCCGCTTTGGGCAGATCGGCGGGGATGGTGAGAATCTCCGCATTCATTTTGCGGTCGAGGATTTCGTTGAATTCCCGAAGCCATTTTTCATATTCCTGCGGACTGGTTTGCAGGTGGTCGGCGGCAATGGCTTCGCCGAAATTGAGCGATACACGCTTGCCGGGGCCGCGGAAGTTTTCGTAGTTAAGGCCCGTCGGGATCACTTTCATGCTCCGCAGGGCATCGTCGCCGTACCAGATCTTATAGGCCATGCGCGCAGTGCCTTTGCCGAGGGGGCGCAGGCGCCATTCATTTACACAAACACCTTCTGAGAACACCACCACGGCATCACCCTGTTTGAGCGCGTCGTGGCTTTCCTGGGCGGTAACGTCATGGTTTTTAACATATTGCCGTCCTTCCGAGCCGCGGAAAACAGGGATCAGATTGATCTGCCGCAGCCAGAATGCCGCCGCCTTTTTGCGGAAAACGTCGCCGCGGGTGAGGGTATGAATGGGCTGTTCGAGCACAGAGCCGATCACGACGGCGTCGAAAAACGAATCGGGATGGTTGGATGCGAGCAGCAACGGCGCCCCTTTGGGCAGTTTGTCGAAATTGGAAACGCAAAGTTTTCTGAGGTAAATGGGCAATGCCAGCCGGACCAGAAAGCGCGAGAAATAGTAAAACAAAGTATCGAGTGTAAGTTTTTGCAAAATTATGCGATTATTTTTTTATTCAATCCTTACAGCCAGGGTATTCTGCTACGCCTAGTTTGCTACCTTTGGTACCTTTAACAACCCCTCCGGGGCGTTGGATCAACATCTGTAAAGCCTAATGCGAGATCAGGAATGCGTTTAAAAGATTATCCCGAAATTATCCGGAAAGCCTGGGCAGGTTTCGATAATTCGATCGGGGTCAAGTTTGTAGAAGATATCAGTGCCAAGGTTTCGACCAACCACGTGTTTCGCGTCACGCTCGACAACGACGATAAAGTGGTGGCGAAGCTTTCCTATTTTGGTAAATACGAACATTTCAAGGAGGATCACCGGATCATTCAGGCGCTTTCGAACAACCTGCTGTATCCGTTCGAAAATGTCCTTGCGAAGTCGCTCGTGAAGAATAACCAGGTGTACACCTATCGTTACCAGGAGGATTTTGTGGATACGTGGGTCGTTTTTTACAACCCGATCCGCGCGATGAACCGTATGCCGCGGCGGCTGGAAGAGGAGCACATCCGCAAGCTGGGCACCGAGGCGGCGAAGTTTCATCAGGCATGTTTCCGGGCGAGCCGGTCCATTCCGAAATCGTCCAAAAACCTCCGTACCGACATTCATCATTTGCTGGAAATCCTCGAAACGGATACCGGCCAGTACGAGCACCGGGGTTATATCAACATCCTCAAAAAGCAATGCGATATTTTCATGAAAAATATCCAGCGCCTGAATGTGAGCTCGTTTGACCTGATGCCGGTTTTTGTGGATTGGAACATCGGGAATTTTTCGGTTACCGATGATTTGAAACTGTTTTCGCGCTGGGATTACGACTGGTTCAGGGTGTCGTCGCGGGTGATGGACTTTTATTTTTTCAGCCGGGTTTGTTCCAATGTCGGCGACCGCACGGTGTTCAGCTACCTCATCGGGCCGCTGATGGAAGAGCGGTTTATGATCTTTTTGCAGGAATACCACAGAGTGTACCCGCTCACCGAGAACGAGGTGCGCTTCATGAAGGAAGCCTACCGCTTTTTTATATTGAATTATGTAATTAAATACGGCAAATACTTCTTCCACCGCTCCTATTGCACCAAGCTGCAGCGGGAAGCGTACGAACTGTATTTCCCTTCTATCGAC includes:
- a CDS encoding VOC family protein, which translates into the protein MSAPLISGIQQVGIGCQNVPDTWKWYRQVLGFDVPVFDEKAEAPLMTPYTGGKVHARHAVLAINMAGGGGLEIWSFTSRVSQPANFKVEIGDLGINAIRFKAPDVKKAHEWVKNNSKTAVGPLAKLPEGEGFWGTDPWGNTFQITSDATWFQASGKNVGGVAGVVIGVSDIDKAVTFYRSLLQPLNVVYDKTGVFEDLPTSISGQRFRRVLLRKKFSPDGAFSRLLGDVQIELVQALDRTPKKIFENRFWGDCGYIHLCFDTLDMDTLKAKLQSQGYPFTIDSESSFGMENAAGRFAYLEDPDGTLIELVETHKVPILKKLGWFMDLQKRGLRKPLPNWMLKAMGLNKVKGK
- a CDS encoding 1-acyl-sn-glycerol-3-phosphate acyltransferase; this translates as MQKLTLDTLFYYFSRFLVRLALPIYLRKLCVSNFDKLPKGAPLLLASNHPDSFFDAVVIGSVLEQPIHTLTRGDVFRKKAAAFWLRQINLIPVFRGSEGRQYVKNHDVTAQESHDALKQGDAVVVFSEGVCVNEWRLRPLGKGTARMAYKIWYGDDALRSMKVIPTGLNYENFRGPGKRVSLNFGEAIAADHLQTSPQEYEKWLREFNEILDRKMNAEILTIPADLPKAEQQRQLNAFFDQCAAPKTQSNPLLGAIGWLGRMVHLPLYSFFRKKAAKLTARSVFYDSVLFGMLLYLYPVIVTLLSIVVVAVTGWEVGLGLFVGLPLLAWVGSKY